From Pseudobdellovibrio exovorus JSS, a single genomic window includes:
- a CDS encoding LysR family transcriptional regulator — protein MWKLYTVIRIIKNMNLDGIDVFVKVVQMGSFTAAAKALQMPVTTVSGKVAALEKRLGSTLLHRTTRQLNLTQAGEVFFNHCVKALDEITSAENELSLVRTEPEGLLRITTVNDMGHNLLPPLIRSYLKAYPKMSVELVLTGRLVDLARENVDLAIRAGPLKDSQLITKKFFTSRLSLWASAGYVKKHGLPQKIQDLSQHQFIQFSRMSSPLKLVRGGKTVEVPFQTRVIADDMNAIKSFILHGEGIGVLPSFVCEPEASAGKLIPVLDEWMQSEIQVSFVYLPQRFISLKVQSFIDWLQKHRPETCLQSRS, from the coding sequence ATGTGGAAACTTTATACGGTTATCCGTATAATCAAGAATATGAATTTAGATGGAATTGATGTTTTTGTAAAAGTCGTTCAAATGGGCAGCTTCACCGCAGCTGCAAAAGCCCTGCAAATGCCCGTCACCACGGTCAGTGGTAAAGTCGCCGCCTTAGAAAAACGTTTGGGCAGCACCTTGCTTCATCGCACCACACGCCAACTGAATCTTACCCAAGCGGGCGAGGTTTTTTTTAACCACTGCGTGAAAGCTTTGGATGAAATAACCTCGGCTGAAAATGAATTAAGCCTTGTCCGCACCGAGCCCGAGGGACTTCTTCGCATCACCACAGTCAATGATATGGGTCACAATCTTCTGCCCCCATTAATACGCAGTTACTTAAAAGCCTATCCCAAAATGTCTGTTGAGCTTGTTTTAACAGGAAGACTTGTGGATTTAGCACGGGAAAATGTGGATTTGGCCATACGCGCAGGACCACTTAAGGATTCTCAGTTAATTACAAAAAAATTTTTCACATCGCGTCTGTCTTTGTGGGCCAGCGCTGGTTATGTAAAAAAACATGGTCTACCTCAGAAAATACAAGATCTTTCCCAACATCAATTTATTCAGTTTTCCCGCATGTCTTCGCCTTTGAAGTTAGTCCGTGGTGGGAAAACGGTTGAAGTTCCATTTCAAACACGAGTTATTGCCGACGATATGAATGCCATTAAATCTTTCATTTTACATGGCGAAGGCATTGGCGTACTACCTTCATTTGTTTGCGAGCCCGAAGCCAGCGCCGGAAAGCTGATTCCTGTTTTGGACGAATGGATGCAAAGTGAAATACAAGTTTCGTTTGTTTATCTGCCCCAAAGATTTATTTCACTTAAAGTTCAAAGCTTTATTGATTGGCTGCAGAAGCACCGGCCCGAGACATGCTTACAGTCCCGTTCATAA
- a CDS encoding SDR family oxidoreductase → MSQNQPTLLVTGASGNLGRLVVENLLQTVEANRIIATSRQPEKLKDLAAKGVQVRLADFERPETLDAAFAGADRILIVSTDQVGARVQGHQRAIKAAQQSGAQHILYTSLPNAERIAGILASEHAATEKTIRESGLNYTLLRHNLYFEVALQTLTGGYERGQMAGVAGKGQVAYVSREDCARAAAAALISAGSENREFDITGSEAFNYDQLAKILSEITNRQIGYLNIEEDQFKSALVSSGVPADFAQIIIDFDVAAKDQHMGHISTAFQDLTGTQPSKLTDYLLQNKSILMGKK, encoded by the coding sequence ATGTCACAGAATCAACCGACTTTACTTGTAACAGGAGCCTCTGGAAACTTGGGGCGCCTAGTTGTGGAAAACTTACTTCAAACCGTAGAAGCCAATCGCATCATCGCCACCTCCCGCCAACCTGAAAAACTCAAAGACTTGGCCGCAAAAGGTGTGCAGGTGCGTTTAGCGGACTTTGAACGTCCCGAAACATTGGATGCGGCTTTTGCCGGTGCTGATCGTATTTTGATTGTCAGTACAGACCAAGTGGGCGCTCGTGTTCAGGGCCATCAGAGGGCGATCAAGGCGGCTCAGCAGTCAGGGGCTCAACATATTTTATACACGTCGCTACCTAATGCCGAACGCATAGCGGGAATTCTGGCTTCTGAACATGCGGCCACCGAAAAGACGATTCGCGAAAGTGGTTTGAATTACACTTTATTGCGCCACAATCTTTACTTTGAAGTGGCATTGCAAACTTTGACTGGTGGTTACGAGCGCGGACAAATGGCGGGTGTCGCCGGAAAAGGCCAAGTGGCATATGTCAGTCGTGAAGACTGTGCAAGGGCAGCAGCGGCAGCTTTGATATCGGCGGGATCAGAAAACAGAGAGTTCGATATCACGGGTTCAGAAGCTTTTAACTACGATCAATTGGCTAAAATCCTCAGCGAGATCACAAATCGTCAGATCGGCTATTTGAACATTGAAGAGGATCAATTTAAAAGTGCTTTGGTTTCATCCGGTGTGCCGGCAGATTTTGCACAGATCATTATAGATTTTGATGTGGCAGCAAAAGATCAGCACATGGGTCACATCAGTACGGCTTTTCAAGACCTGACAGGAACGCAGCCATCGAAGTTAACAGATTATCTTTTACAGAATAAATCGATTTTGATGGGTAAAAAATAA
- a CDS encoding malonic semialdehyde reductase — protein sequence MEQQNQSLALQQAFLNARSFNKFQDKAIPEELIHKLYDVLKWGPTSMNSQPARFVFIQSAEAKQKLLPTLMESNQEKTKQAPLTVIVAQDMQFYQNIKQQFPAYDATELFASNVSLAESTAFRNSSLQGGYLIIAARLLGLDVGVMSGFNPQAVNEAFFPEGRWQVNFIANIGYGDESGNHPRGPRLSFDEVAKIL from the coding sequence ATGGAACAACAAAATCAAAGTTTGGCCTTACAACAGGCGTTTTTGAATGCGCGCAGTTTTAATAAATTTCAGGACAAAGCGATCCCTGAAGAATTAATCCACAAGCTGTACGATGTTTTGAAGTGGGGGCCCACTTCGATGAACTCGCAACCGGCGCGGTTTGTTTTTATTCAAAGTGCAGAAGCAAAACAAAAACTTTTGCCGACGTTGATGGAAAGCAATCAAGAAAAAACAAAACAGGCACCGCTGACAGTGATTGTAGCGCAAGACATGCAATTTTATCAGAACATCAAACAGCAGTTTCCGGCCTACGATGCTACAGAGCTTTTTGCTTCGAATGTATCACTTGCTGAAAGCACGGCGTTTCGCAATAGCAGTTTACAAGGCGGCTATTTGATTATCGCCGCACGTCTGTTGGGTTTGGATGTTGGTGTTATGAGTGGGTTTAATCCTCAGGCTGTGAATGAAGCTTTCTTTCCGGAAGGACGGTGGCAGGTGAACTTTATTGCGAACATCGGCTATGGCGATGAAAGCGGAAATCACCCGCGCGGACCTCGTCTTTCATTCGACGAAGTCGCGAAGATTTTGTAA
- a CDS encoding HPP family protein → MKEDFKSPVITIAKGSTMKEARELMKERRIRHLPVVGSDGGILGILSHRDMTDLEDLQNYPVELLASKPVIYVVNTTPLQTVALKMIEEKISSVLLTDEQRNVTGIITTDDLLYQLALILKDRPEESSRPWTGSDSLVTAGEFFRKLADIGI, encoded by the coding sequence GTGAAAGAAGATTTTAAAAGTCCGGTCATTACCATCGCAAAAGGTTCAACTATGAAAGAGGCACGCGAGCTGATGAAAGAGCGTCGCATCCGCCATTTACCTGTGGTGGGAAGCGACGGAGGAATTTTAGGTATTCTTTCTCACAGGGACATGACCGATCTGGAAGATCTGCAGAACTATCCTGTGGAACTGTTAGCCAGTAAGCCGGTGATCTATGTGGTCAACACAACGCCGCTTCAGACTGTCGCTTTAAAAATGATTGAAGAAAAAATTTCCAGTGTATTGCTGACAGATGAGCAACGAAACGTCACCGGCATTATCACCACCGACGATCTGCTTTATCAATTGGCTCTGATCCTGAAAGACCGTCCCGAGGAATCTTCGCGCCCGTGGACAGGCAGCGATTCGTTGGTCACCGCCGGCGAATTTTTCAGAAAACTCGCCGACATCGGGATCTAA
- a CDS encoding carbonic anhydrase, producing MTHKSIYRLMAGFRRFREKYFQENDDHSIYHRLSSAGQTPKTLMIGCSDSRVDPAIMTGAEPGELFMVRNVANLVPPCEPSAVGFHGTSSAIEFAVQNLKVENIIILGHSQCGGIRALMQPNQEATPSFISQWMSIAHEAREQVLKNSEVLDEATLCRQAEMESLKVSIRNLRTFPFVQKAVDERDLHLIGIYFDLERGHLWEYDEKSQQFHQLHI from the coding sequence ATGACTCACAAATCCATCTACCGCTTAATGGCTGGCTTCCGCCGATTCCGTGAAAAGTACTTTCAGGAAAACGACGATCATTCCATTTATCATCGGCTGTCGTCAGCTGGCCAGACACCGAAGACCCTGATGATCGGATGCAGCGACTCCCGCGTCGATCCGGCTATTATGACCGGAGCCGAACCCGGAGAGCTTTTTATGGTTCGCAACGTGGCTAACTTAGTTCCACCATGCGAACCCTCTGCGGTGGGCTTTCATGGTACCAGTTCTGCTATTGAATTCGCTGTGCAAAATCTGAAAGTGGAAAACATTATTATTCTGGGGCACAGTCAGTGCGGCGGTATTCGTGCCCTGATGCAACCGAACCAAGAAGCCACACCGAGCTTTATTTCACAGTGGATGAGCATCGCCCACGAAGCCCGCGAGCAGGTTTTAAAAAACAGCGAAGTTTTAGATGAAGCCACTTTGTGCCGCCAAGCAGAGATGGAATCTTTGAAGGTTTCAATTCGCAATCTGCGCACATTCCCATTCGTGCAAAAAGCCGTCGACGAACGCGACCTTCACCTGATCGGAATTTATTTTGATCTGGAAAGAGGTCATCTTTGGGAATACGACGAAAAGTCTCAGCAATTCCATCAGCTTCATATTTAA
- a CDS encoding GFA family protein: MKQKGSCHCGKVSFEVELDLNSEPALICNCSMCQRKGTALRFVPDSQFQLLSGEGQMTDYQFGKKTIHHLFCSTCGVTAFASGQMPDGTKIKAINVRCLENVDMGKLQTHSVDGKNF; this comes from the coding sequence ATGAAGCAAAAAGGAAGCTGCCACTGTGGTAAGGTCAGTTTTGAAGTCGAGCTGGATTTAAACAGTGAACCGGCTTTGATCTGTAACTGCTCTATGTGTCAACGAAAAGGCACGGCCCTGCGTTTTGTACCTGATTCTCAGTTTCAATTACTGTCAGGTGAAGGGCAAATGACCGACTATCAATTTGGTAAAAAAACAATCCACCATCTGTTTTGTTCAACGTGTGGGGTTACGGCTTTTGCATCAGGGCAAATGCCTGATGGAACTAAAATAAAAGCGATTAATGTGCGTTGTTTAGAAAATGTCGATATGGGGAAATTACAAACACATTCTGTAGATGGGAAAAACTTTTAA
- a CDS encoding mechanosensitive ion channel family protein, protein MARFILFFIISICGAMVSAETPVVRHGQPHVAQPAPLVVPLTDNAHLPKCYRVQLAEVDIACVKQGLGSFSSAERAEKMQERIEKLAQNSSFDEATISIIKLEGAYDLMAQDNIIASFRDGDLELNEGQTHETEVQMVVQQTQQAIRAYRDQHSPETLAWGLLYTAIATVGLLIILTLFKKAYVFLYAFVKKNTETYIRSFKFLNNESYLLLNPKSIAEAMVWLISAVRVVLTLIVFYIYVPLIFSFFPLTEKWTPVLFDYILNPLLTIGRVVVNYLPNLFYVVMIGLVTHYVLKVIHFIFREVERGRLQFPEFHREWADPTFKLVRVLVLALAFVMAFPYLPGSGSPAFQGVSVFLGLLVSFGSSSAISNIVSGIVITYMRPFKPGDRVKIADTMGDVIEKSLLVTRIRSIKNVEITIPNSMVLGSHIVNYSASAEQEGLILNATVTIGYEVPWRQVHELLKSAALKTDLVDKNKAPFILQTALNDFNVAYELNAYTTEPNRMIEIYSGLYQNIQDAFNEAGVEILSPQYSAIRDGGELSIPEEYKKPNQRNHNLKVSVHNSAAETQPKG, encoded by the coding sequence ATGGCGCGCTTTATTTTGTTTTTCATTATTTCGATCTGTGGAGCAATGGTTTCAGCAGAAACTCCTGTGGTCCGTCACGGGCAGCCCCATGTCGCACAGCCAGCACCTCTGGTGGTACCGTTAACTGATAATGCCCATCTGCCGAAATGTTACAGGGTGCAATTGGCTGAAGTGGATATCGCCTGTGTAAAACAGGGTCTGGGTTCATTCTCGTCTGCCGAGCGAGCGGAAAAGATGCAAGAGAGAATTGAAAAGCTCGCGCAGAACAGCAGCTTTGATGAAGCCACTATCAGTATCATCAAACTAGAAGGCGCATACGATCTGATGGCACAGGATAATATCATCGCCAGCTTCCGTGACGGTGATCTGGAGCTTAACGAAGGTCAAACCCATGAAACAGAAGTTCAGATGGTCGTGCAACAGACGCAGCAGGCGATTCGTGCCTACCGCGACCAACACAGCCCCGAGACGCTGGCATGGGGATTGTTATACACGGCTATCGCCACAGTGGGACTTCTGATTATTTTAACTCTATTTAAAAAAGCCTATGTATTTTTATATGCTTTCGTGAAGAAGAACACAGAAACGTATATCCGCTCGTTCAAATTTCTTAATAACGAGTCCTATCTGTTGTTGAATCCGAAGTCGATCGCCGAAGCTATGGTGTGGTTGATCTCAGCAGTACGGGTTGTTCTGACATTGATTGTTTTCTACATTTACGTACCTTTGATCTTCAGCTTTTTCCCTCTGACAGAAAAGTGGACTCCAGTTCTTTTTGATTACATCCTGAATCCGTTGCTGACAATCGGACGTGTTGTAGTGAATTACCTGCCGAATTTATTCTATGTGGTGATGATCGGTTTGGTGACCCACTATGTTTTGAAGGTCATTCATTTTATTTTCCGTGAAGTTGAACGCGGTCGCCTTCAGTTCCCAGAGTTTCACCGTGAGTGGGCCGATCCGACCTTCAAATTGGTGCGTGTTTTGGTATTGGCGTTGGCTTTTGTAATGGCTTTCCCGTATCTTCCGGGATCAGGTTCTCCGGCGTTCCAAGGAGTGTCTGTATTCTTAGGTCTTTTAGTTTCTTTCGGATCGTCGTCGGCAATTTCAAATATCGTTTCAGGTATCGTGATCACGTACATGCGCCCATTCAAGCCTGGTGATCGCGTGAAGATCGCAGATACGATGGGTGACGTGATTGAAAAAAGTCTTTTGGTGACACGCATTCGCAGTATTAAAAATGTGGAAATTACGATTCCGAACTCGATGGTTTTAGGTAGTCATATTGTGAATTACAGTGCGAGTGCAGAACAAGAGGGATTGATTCTAAATGCTACAGTCACTATTGGGTACGAAGTCCCATGGCGACAAGTGCATGAGCTATTGAAGTCGGCAGCGCTCAAAACTGATTTGGTTGATAAAAATAAAGCGCCCTTTATTTTACAAACAGCATTGAATGATTTTAATGTAGCCTATGAATTGAATGCGTACACAACAGAACCGAATCGTATGATCGAGATCTATTCTGGTCTTTATCAGAATATACAAGATGCTTTTAATGAGGCGGGTGTTGAAATTCTGTCTCCGCAATACAGTGCCATTCGAGATGGCGGTGAACTTAGTATTCCCGAAGAGTATAAAAAACCAAATCAAAGAAATCATAACCTCAAAGTCTCCGTACATAATTCAGCAGCAGAAACACAGCCAAAGGGATAA
- a CDS encoding nucleotide pyrophosphohydrolase: protein MSSDIQLLQQKIKTFCDEREWDQFHTPKDLAIGISTEAAELMELFRFKSDQEIQDLLQSSSFREKLNDEVADIFFFILRFSQMNGVDLVQALESKMQKNAAKYPVEKARGSNKKYNEY, encoded by the coding sequence ATGTCTTCAGATATTCAATTATTACAGCAAAAAATTAAAACCTTCTGCGACGAGCGCGAGTGGGATCAATTTCACACTCCGAAAGATCTGGCCATCGGCATCAGCACCGAAGCAGCAGAGCTGATGGAGCTATTTAGATTCAAGTCCGATCAGGAAATCCAAGATTTGCTACAGTCTTCGAGCTTTCGCGAAAAGCTGAATGACGAAGTGGCGGATATATTTTTCTTTATCCTGCGTTTCAGTCAGATGAATGGTGTTGATTTAGTGCAGGCCTTAGAAAGCAAAATGCAGAAAAACGCGGCGAAGTATCCTGTAGAAAAGGCCCGTGGTTCGAATAAGAAGTACAACGAATACTAG
- a CDS encoding chemotaxis protein CheX, translating into MKETQNLQFKTEISNSILIVSLQSEVDLDAAEGFSNDIQDQIKNSPQIEKVVLNFHNKFSIDFKAIRAIGPMGVELRKQKKSLYFIGASKNVKNFMRDMGLNSLLKFYDSLEDVITDRIPTELDHSKKLNVDFVNPFISGAIETLKVQCFMDCHPLKTILKENLVDPQPCDIAGVIGITSPQFTGSIAICFPKKVFLGAMSQMLGESYTDITKDLEDGAGELLNIIFGYAKKILNERAFAIEKAIPTIVRGTSLEIKHITNSKTIVVPFETTFGLFYIEIGIEAFS; encoded by the coding sequence ATGAAAGAAACTCAGAATTTACAATTTAAAACTGAAATTTCTAACAGCATTCTTATTGTTTCATTACAAAGTGAAGTCGATCTAGACGCCGCCGAAGGATTTTCCAATGACATCCAAGACCAGATAAAAAACAGTCCTCAGATTGAAAAAGTAGTTTTAAATTTTCATAACAAATTTAGCATTGATTTTAAAGCTATTCGCGCTATCGGCCCCATGGGTGTTGAATTACGCAAACAAAAGAAGTCTCTTTATTTTATTGGGGCTTCGAAGAATGTCAAAAATTTTATGCGTGATATGGGCCTGAACTCTTTGCTTAAGTTTTACGACAGCCTTGAAGATGTCATCACTGATCGTATTCCAACGGAATTGGATCACTCTAAAAAATTAAATGTCGATTTTGTAAATCCTTTTATTTCGGGTGCTATTGAAACATTAAAAGTCCAATGCTTTATGGACTGTCACCCCCTAAAAACTATTCTAAAAGAAAATTTGGTGGACCCTCAGCCCTGCGATATCGCTGGTGTTATTGGCATTACCAGCCCCCAATTTACTGGCTCCATTGCGATCTGCTTTCCTAAAAAAGTTTTTCTAGGTGCCATGTCACAAATGCTAGGCGAAAGTTACACCGATATCACTAAAGACCTTGAAGATGGTGCCGGAGAACTCTTAAATATCATTTTTGGCTATGCAAAAAAGATTTTAAATGAACGTGCCTTCGCCATTGAAAAGGCCATTCCTACAATCGTGCGTGGAACCAGTCTTGAGATCAAACATATCACCAATTCAAAAACCATCGTCGTGCCGTTTGAAACGACCTTTGGTCTTTTCTATATTGAAATCGGCATCGAAGCTTTTTCTTAG
- a CDS encoding chemotaxis protein CheX, producing MTEDKVQLIADCIKESVINTIQVQMSVSSQVTKVNPSASPEQWGAVRCISSLALDSDTFRGTLTLAVSEKALINIIEKLTGEAPQEITTENSDAAGELLNIIYSSARKKINVDGALNFTPSLPSTIIGANLQMATSSSVDTMLFFDCKSELGSFFIALSLRKKNKEQQH from the coding sequence ATGACAGAAGATAAGGTACAGCTTATTGCTGACTGCATAAAAGAATCGGTTATTAATACCATTCAAGTGCAGATGTCCGTGTCGTCTCAGGTCACGAAGGTCAATCCCTCGGCCAGCCCTGAACAGTGGGGCGCCGTGCGCTGTATTAGCTCTTTGGCCTTAGACTCTGACACGTTCAGAGGCACATTGACCTTGGCCGTTTCTGAAAAAGCCCTCATCAATATTATTGAAAAGTTGACTGGTGAAGCTCCGCAGGAAATTACCACTGAAAACTCTGATGCGGCCGGAGAGCTTTTGAACATCATCTACAGTTCTGCCAGAAAAAAAATCAATGTGGATGGCGCTTTAAACTTTACTCCGTCTTTACCTAGTACGATCATTGGAGCGAATTTACAGATGGCGACATCCAGTTCGGTAGATACCATGCTATTTTTCGACTGCAAGTCTGAGCTAGGATCTTTTTTTATAGCTTTATCTTTGCGAAAGAAAAATAAGGAACAGCAACACTAA
- a CDS encoding response regulator produces MFPANTRILVLDDMMTMRKIVIKNLKDLGFTDIQDAADGNLGWDILNQSSPPIQLIISDWNMPNCTGLELLKKVRADERMKAVPFVLLTAEAETHQVMEAVKAGVSNYILKPFTPEHIKEKIEQTYKKTAGSAA; encoded by the coding sequence ATGTTTCCAGCAAATACACGTATTTTAGTTCTAGATGATATGATGACGATGCGTAAGATCGTCATTAAAAATTTAAAAGACCTTGGTTTCACGGATATTCAAGACGCTGCAGATGGCAATCTAGGATGGGATATCTTAAACCAATCTTCACCCCCTATTCAGTTGATTATTTCCGATTGGAATATGCCTAACTGCACGGGATTAGAACTTCTGAAAAAGGTTAGAGCTGACGAGCGAATGAAAGCAGTTCCTTTTGTTCTTCTAACAGCAGAAGCGGAAACACATCAAGTGATGGAAGCCGTAAAAGCAGGTGTATCTAACTACATTCTGAAACCTTTTACGCCTGAACATATCAAAGAAAAGATCGAACAGACCTATAAGAAGACTGCTGGTAGTGCTGCATGA
- a CDS encoding CheR family methyltransferase, protein MQHNEILKFFADFIQSELGIVYSDHNSFQLQNRLETIAKFLDLPSIEALYEKTKTGFSETAKQLLLDTATNNETSFFRDPKVFRAIETDILGNLAASLAPNEKLRVWSAASSTGQEALSLAMLSRELAAKSANPFSVDILATDISERVLKKAQEARYTQLEVQRGLPTTHLVKYFRKDEQDHWVASPQLTSLIEYKKLNLKSDFTFANKFHLILCRNVLIYQNVEDKIAILDRITANLAPNGYLILGSGESLLGLSSDYDQQISNGAIIYQKKGVRLQAA, encoded by the coding sequence ATGCAGCATAATGAAATCTTAAAGTTCTTTGCCGATTTTATCCAATCCGAATTAGGGATTGTCTATTCTGATCACAACAGTTTTCAGTTACAAAATCGCCTAGAGACTATTGCTAAATTCCTAGATCTACCTAGCATAGAAGCTCTTTATGAAAAAACTAAAACTGGTTTTTCGGAAACCGCTAAGCAATTACTATTAGATACTGCCACCAATAACGAAACTTCTTTTTTTCGTGATCCCAAGGTATTCCGAGCTATCGAAACGGATATCCTAGGAAACTTAGCTGCATCTTTAGCTCCGAATGAAAAGTTACGTGTGTGGTCAGCAGCTAGCTCTACCGGACAAGAGGCTCTTTCTTTAGCTATGTTGTCACGCGAATTAGCAGCGAAAAGTGCTAATCCATTTTCTGTCGACATTTTAGCAACGGATATATCTGAGCGTGTTTTAAAAAAAGCTCAAGAGGCCCGCTACACACAATTAGAAGTTCAACGTGGTTTGCCGACAACTCATTTGGTCAAGTATTTCCGCAAGGATGAACAAGATCACTGGGTAGCATCACCGCAACTGACGAGTCTGATTGAATATAAAAAGCTCAACTTAAAATCAGATTTTACATTCGCTAACAAATTCCATCTGATTTTATGCCGTAATGTTCTGATTTATCAAAATGTAGAAGACAAAATTGCAATTCTTGATCGAATCACCGCAAACCTAGCGCCAAATGGGTATCTGATTCTGGGATCTGGCGAAAGCCTTTTAGGCCTATCTTCAGACTACGATCAGCAGATATCTAATGGCGCTATTATTTATCAAAAGAAAGGAGTCAGGCTACAAGCGGCCTGA
- a CDS encoding response regulator transcription factor, with the protein MFHILIIDDTRSVHAFTKSLLNKASGIQVSSAMDGAQGLEALKENHFDLILLDWEMPILNGPDTLEQIKKMDVSTPVIMTTTRNSVEDIQRMLDAGVSEYMMKPFTIDILFEKISYVTGKNFPYAA; encoded by the coding sequence ATGTTTCATATTCTGATTATTGATGACACTCGCTCTGTACACGCTTTTACTAAAAGCCTTTTAAACAAGGCTTCAGGCATCCAAGTTTCCTCCGCAATGGATGGGGCACAAGGCCTTGAGGCTCTTAAAGAAAATCATTTCGACTTAATTCTATTGGATTGGGAGATGCCCATTCTGAATGGCCCCGACACACTAGAACAAATTAAAAAAATGGATGTGTCGACTCCGGTCATTATGACAACGACTCGCAACTCTGTAGAAGATATTCAAAGAATGTTAGATGCAGGAGTTAGCGAATACATGATGAAGCCTTTTACTATTGATATTCTTTTTGAAAAAATAAGTTACGTCACTGGAAAGAACTTTCCCTATGCAGCATAA
- the cheB gene encoding chemotaxis-specific protein-glutamate methyltransferase CheB, whose product MSKVKVLIADDSVVYRSQIRASLEDSSWIEVVGTASNGRQAIERLTGSAIDLLILDLEMPVLDGLETLREMQKLSLKTKVILFSSSSKRGAEITLEALRLGASDFISKPSSDASNTNEPFQNPAEKIKKLLLPKVSVLFPHVAPAVTTSSAPMTTSKTETSFVKVLWEAMRPQVILIGSSTGGPTVLEKIFSDLGSSVDCPILIAQHMPPIFTASFAERLSRCSGIPASEAKHGMVLEKNHIYVAAGNYHMRVQGTRDHATLVLDQGPQIHSVRPAVDPLFVSAASVFKDKCLAFVLTGMGEDGKDGAVAVKKSSGAVVIQNESTCVVYGMPKAVFSSGAYDKIATPQEITSIIRDKVGVSRTSAAASGDK is encoded by the coding sequence ATGTCTAAGGTCAAAGTGCTTATTGCAGATGATTCCGTGGTGTACCGATCACAAATCCGAGCTTCTTTAGAAGATAGCTCTTGGATTGAAGTAGTCGGCACAGCTTCTAATGGCAGACAGGCCATTGAACGTCTGACTGGCTCTGCAATTGATCTTTTGATCTTAGATTTAGAAATGCCTGTGCTGGATGGCCTTGAAACTTTACGCGAAATGCAAAAGCTTTCGTTAAAAACAAAGGTTATCCTATTTTCTTCATCTTCAAAGCGTGGAGCCGAGATTACACTAGAGGCTCTACGTCTTGGCGCCAGTGATTTTATTTCCAAGCCTAGTTCTGATGCCAGTAATACCAATGAGCCTTTTCAGAATCCTGCAGAAAAGATTAAAAAATTATTGCTTCCTAAAGTCAGTGTTTTATTTCCGCATGTGGCTCCGGCAGTCACAACCTCTTCAGCCCCTATGACGACGTCCAAGACAGAAACTAGCTTTGTCAAAGTCCTATGGGAAGCGATGCGACCTCAAGTTATCCTTATTGGCTCATCTACTGGTGGCCCTACTGTATTAGAAAAGATCTTTTCAGACTTGGGATCTTCTGTCGACTGCCCGATTTTAATTGCACAACATATGCCCCCGATTTTCACAGCTAGCTTTGCAGAGCGCCTTAGTCGCTGTAGCGGAATCCCAGCCAGCGAAGCTAAGCACGGCATGGTTTTAGAAAAAAATCATATCTATGTAGCCGCAGGTAATTATCATATGCGCGTTCAAGGAACGCGTGACCATGCAACTCTTGTTTTAGATCAAGGACCTCAAATTCATTCAGTCCGCCCCGCTGTCGATCCTTTATTTGTTTCGGCTGCATCTGTCTTTAAAGATAAATGTCTTGCCTTTGTTCTAACGGGCATGGGTGAAGATGGAAAAGATGGAGCTGTTGCCGTCAAAAAATCTAGTGGCGCAGTTGTTATTCAAAATGAAAGTACTTGCGTCGTCTATGGAATGCCAAAAGCTGTCTTCAGCAGTGGTGCCTATGACAAAATTGCTACCCCCCAAGAAATTACTTCTATCATTCGCGACAAAGTTGGCGTCAGTCGCACATCCGCCGCCGCATCAGGAGACAAATAG